The genomic window cagctgctaTAGGCTGCTTCATTTTTAACTGTCTCCAtcgtaaattttttttttttgctttttttttgggtcacacccagcaatgcacaggggtttctcctggctcatgcattcaggaattacccctggtggtgctcaggggaccatatgggatgctgggaattgaacttgggtcggccacatgcaaggcaaatgccctacccgctgtgctccagcccctccaaaaagTTTGAACTTTTATGCAAATGCTTGGGCTCTTTCTGAGGTTGGGGAAATTTAAAGTTTCCCAAGATATAAATTCTTCCCCAGACCTTGGGATCACCAAAGAATAAGAGACAGAGGGGTAATACCTGGGCATATGGTGAAATATACAACCTAAGAGGTTTTAAGTAGACAGTCCTCACCAGCTTAAGTGGAATGCAAGGTGTCAGTCTTACCTCAGCAACACAAATAGACCCTAAATTAACAAGACATCTATGAGCATCTTCTGAGACTTTGATCAGTAACACAAAGACCTTGTATTCCTATAAACAAGCCTTACCTAACTTAGTCCTGTACTAAGTATGGGGACTTATCTCTTCTCCTTCCCaacaaacttttctattttctgactctgagtctgagcatctttattactccaTATACGTGTTCTTGCAAATATTAAAGAATCTGGGAGCCATGGAGAAACACAGAGCCCCGCTGTCACTGCTCCTGCGTCCTGTCTGACACTCATACAGTCACATCTGTCTAAAACTGACTTGCCAGATTCAACTTCCAAGTGGGCCAAGGCGAATGAACCGTTTGAGTGCCAGGATCTGCCAgcttaccaccccccccccacacacacacacacagagcggcTGTTGCTCCCTTGTTCCTAACCCATGTTTCTTTTCCTCAGATGCAAGTGGCATGCTGGGGCACATCATCTTTGCGTGGTGGAAGGGGTGAGTGTCTTCCTGCCCAGCCGACTTCTGGCCATTCCCTGCACTGTTTTTCTGCGATCCTTAGCCGTGGTTTCCATCCCCATCTCTCCAACTAGTTTCCGGGGGAAAGGGGAGTTACCAATTACATCATCAGACCTAAGGAGCCTGTAGTTAGGACTCTGTCCGAGTAATTTTCCACAAAACTTTGCCTTTGGTTAGCAAAGCCACAAAACTTTCCCTTTGGTCTGATGTCTCCAAGAACACTGATACTTTTTTCTATAGTGTTTTTCCCTCTGTGGACTCTGGATTAGTGAGGGGACCACTGAACGGCCTTCTGGCTGATGGCACCTAACGATGCCGCGGTGACAGTGTTGGAAGAGATGTGGATTTTCTTGTCACTTCATAACTGACAATAACCTAAACCCACTCCTTAGCCTAATACCAGATACACTGTTTTCtcacttaaagttttttttaaattacaggcAGTGTGATACACAATATTGATAATAGCAGGCTTTCATGGAGAAAGTATTCCAGTACCACGCCCCCTGCCCATGTCTGTGTCCGCCCCCGGCCCTATTTCTCCAACCTCCCCCTTCCACTGCTGTAATATCCTTCCTATcgaagaccagttctcagcttCTATTGCCTTTGCAGTATTTGTTGTTTCATTACTGTGTTACTTTTTATAACACATTTTCTAAAATGCAATTACAAGCCAATCTTTCTTCCTCCATAGGAGCAAACTGGACTGTAATGCCAAACAGTGGAGGTGAGGAGGGGCTGTGTCAGGGTGGGTCAGTCCTCTCTTAGAAAGGTGTTTGAGGAtcggagtgataccacagcggggagggcatttgccttgcacgcggtcaacctaggtttgatccctggcattccatatggtcccccaagcaccgccagaagtaattcctgagtgcagagccaggagtaacccctgagcatcactgagtgggtgtgaccggaaaaaaaaacaataaataaatgaatgagtgaatgaattaaAGGTCTCTGACCTCTAACCTCTGATTGCTTCATGCAGGCTTTTTGCTGACAGCCTCAATGATGTCGCCATGTTCCTTGAGATTATGGCTCCTATATTACCAGTGTGTTTCACCGTGACTATCTGCACGAGCAATCTGGCCAAGGTACACAAGCTAGGACCACAATATCCAAGATACCTGTCTTGTACTGTAGGTGGGCTAACTAGAGGCATTCCAGATGAGATGTGTAGGGGCTGCAAGAGGATTTGGCAGGGAATCTGGCCTGGTTAGAACCTGGGGCGTGACAAAAGAATGAATTTAAGGTGGGAAGGAGCAGCGTGGATCAGGATCCAGTAGCAAAACAGCACAGACCCAGCAGTGGAGATGGAGAAGCAAATGTGAGCGTGAGCTCTCAGGAAGATGAGCTGCTCATCCTCATCGTGCCTGCCTGTGGCCTTACCACGATGAGGGAGGTCTGGCACGATTCAGGAGAGAGCTCACCTGTCTTCCTCACAGCCGTAAGTAGCCAACACAGAGTGAAGACTCTAGAAATCGTGTCAGACCCATCTGACCCATAATTCTATTTCAGAATCACTTTGGTGTTTCTTCAGGGCATAAGTGATATATTCCTCGTGTAACAGTATTTTGTGATAGAAGACATTTAACTTTCTTGGCCCCATCACTAGCTGCTGTGAGTACCCCCTGTGCCCAGGCCCTCAAGGCAGGAACCCTCAGAGAAATCACTGCTGTAAGTGTGAACCAACGATTGTGACCCCTGCCATCTGTTTCAGATGCTGCTCTAAATGTcaccttttaaaaacaaatgatttttgtaaagttgttgataatttattacattcagtattctcAACACcgaccccaccaccagtgcaccttcccatcacctttatttccaattttcccaatcacccctcaagcctgccccaacaGAAGGCCCCggataatttatattgcttgttgtcactaatcactgtcatcctatttctcagtgatttgctcgagcaggcaccagtaacagctccatgtgagacttgttgttactgtttttggcatatcgaatacgccacaggtagtttgccaggctctaccatgtgggcaagatactcttagtagcttgtcgggctctcttagagggttggaggaattgaacccgggtcggctgcgtgcaaggcaaacgccctaccctctgtgctattgttctagccccattgcttgttataatccactaaaaatgatcaaaaaatatttcttagaaggTATGTggatattgttgtatctcactatggagcaattaagcccttgtagaagagattactaacatgttaatatttgtgtttatattttcttaatcttgttgttactgtttttggcatatcgaatatgccacggggagcttgccaggctctgccatgcaggcaagatactctcggtagcttgccaggctctcggagagggacagaggaatcgaacccgggttggccatatgcaaggcaaacgccctatctgctgtgctctcaTCCAGCCAGTTACTGATTAAAGAGAATATTCAATgaaatgagtctcacaatggagacgttactggtgcccacttgagcaaatcgatgagcaacgggatgacagtgacagtgacagtgattttcttaatcgagattagttaccttctactttacatcccatctaaTGGATGTGGTACACTACTCCTGTTTCATCAGTCGtgcagagtttgagatgtcacatcCGGGACGACTCAGCCTGATGCAGGGGTCCGAAAGCACCCCTGCAATGtgttgttgatctctttcgaggtttatccatgagtctctggatcacggccagtTCATGAGCTTATTTGGCCCAGAGGTAGTTCGTGGGTGTGAGGGCCAGGCTTTGGGGAGGTGACTGCCAGGGAAATGGGAGGtaacccatccctgactctgggAGAGCTTGggcatttcagtcacaaagcccacgtacctgagtttttcaacagatcaatttctggatgaggcccATCCTGAGCACTGGAGTCCAGCCATGCACATGGCGGAGACTGTAGGgtgtggaggcttttggctgccagggctctgtttgggcaggtagTAGCCCTTCGCCAGGGCACCCCAGATATAAACGTCACCTCGTGGGCTTCAGTCTTTTCCTCTGTCAAACACGGGAATAAAACAACATCTCGCAGCCACCTACCCGGAGTTCCATTCACAGTGATTGGTATTTCTGTCCCCAGAGTAGAAGCACCAGAAGCCTGGCTCTCATCCAtgcctttgtttttctctccttcGCCTGTCGTTAGCTAAACCCCTGCTCCATCCTGTTACTTTCCTTCTAAAATCTTTCCAGTTCATTTACTCCTCTTAATTCCCTGTCACCTAGAAAGCCGTAGTTACTTTCCCAAGGAATCTCCCTGCTCCCATTCGTGCCTGTCTTTAGTCTTCAGAGCAACCCAGTATCCTTTAAAGCTTGGAAATCAATTCAGGTCAGTTACCTGCCCTCGTTACTTTTGGAGTCAACCGTTTGCAAGGGGGTTGGCAAGAGAGTGTAACTGGtaagaccttgcatgtggctagctcTTGATTTGGTACCCGGCACTctgtgtggtgccctgagcaatgccaggcatgatccgtgagcacagagcctagagttaagttctgagcacaggtgggtgtgcctcccaccaccctccccctcgggggaaaaaaaaaaaaaagaaaaagtttacgATGGTGGATGTGATCAGGTCCTTGTTAGTCAGCCTTGTTTTGAATTACTTTTCTCTTTGAATAGTTTCCTATGCTCTCATGTAATTCTTTCTTATTATCTACTAGTTTGATGAGGTCTCCGGATGGTATCACAGACCCTAAAACTGACTTATAAAAGATACGAACATGAGATGAAGGAAGGTGACTAGTGATGCTCATCAGTGAGCTTTACTGTCCTAGATCTCAGAGGGGGAGAGCAGTTACCTTGTGAAGGTCAAGGCCATTGGAGGGCATTTGAATGATCTGGAAAGCTGGAGAGCCCTTAACTAGGGCAAGAAGACAGCAGCAGTCATTATAAGCAGACAGAGTGGGGCTAGATAATTGGAAATTGGACGGGGTCTGGTATCTCAGCAAGGGGGATAGTGCAGCTGGAGTAGAAGTTGAAAGGGAGGAAGTTCTGGACTAAGAACGGTTTTTGAGCCTCCATGTAGGGGAAGGAAATTAGCCAGGCCCACAGGTACAATGGCAGGCAGAACTTCACTTTCCTCTCGGAACAAGATAGGAGACATAAGCCTACAGGCGGTGCACGGGGGGAACTAAATATAGCTTGGTTGGGTGCTTGCCTAAAGTCTGCGGTTAATCTCAAGCTTGTTTCTCCTGTGGATATCCCTGCATTGCCAGCGCGTTTGACTCCCTTGCTCTgctcttcccttccccacccagtGCATTGTAAGTGTGACCGGGGGGGCCACGCGGGCTGCCCTGACCATGCACCAGGCCCGGAGAAACAACATGGCTGATGTGTCTGCCAAGGATAGCAGCCAGGTGAGCAGCCAGCATGGGAGGGATCAGATAGCGGGGCAAGGGGGCAGGTGGCCAATCAGCTGGGGTTCCTGGAGAAGTTACTCAGCTCATTGGGGTAGAGTGGGAgactgctctgctctcaggatcagCAGGCGGGTATAAGGGCACAGGCtttaagtcttttttcttttttttttgctttatgggtcacacctggcaacgcacaggggttcctcctggctctgcactcaggaatcaccctgtcggtgctcagaggaccatatgggatgctgggaattgaacctgggtcggctgcatgcaaggcaaacgccctaccagctgtgctatccctctagccccaagGACACAGGCTTTAAGGCACAAATCCCGTGTACTATCTCAGCCCCTGTGTATCGCCCATGTGGAGAGATGTGTTTGCCCTTGACTTCCCCAGGCTCTAGCCTCCTTTGGGGACGTCAGTGTTTCAGCAATAGGACAGTTTGACAGTTCACTCATTAACAGCAGTCTAGGGAATTCTAGAAGGTTTTCAGTCCGGGAGGAAATAATGTGAAAGGCGCTCAGGAATATtcagcctgggggctggggtgattgtactgcaggtcaggcacttggcctggcatgcagctgacccaggatcgatCCCCGGCGTTACTGCAggctcctgaaccctgccaggagtgttgcctaggcacagagtcagaagtaagagctgagcacagctaagtgtgtgGCTTAAaacacaaacaggaaaaaaaaaaaaaaaagaaaaacagaatattcAGTCTGGCTTCATTTTCCAGGAGACACTGGTCAACCTGGCGGGGCTCCTGGTCAGCCTCTTGCTGCTTCCCCTGGTGGCTGATTCCCCAAGGTAAGGCGGCGTTAAGGGTGAAGAGAGGTCCAGCTGGGCCTCTGTCCCCGTtaactctctccccctctctaccCCAGTTTCAGCCTCGGGTGCTTCTGCCTACTCACTGCCCTCCACATCTATGCCAACTACCGGGCTGTTCGAGCCATTGTCATGGATACCCTGAACGAAGGCCGGCTCTGGCTGGTCCTGAATCACTTCCTTGAGAAAGGAAAAGTACTTGACCTCACAACAGCCAATCAGATGGAGCCTTTGTGGACAGGTGATTTAACCCTCCACACCATCAAACCTGGGGGCCCCAGTGTCTTCCCCTGTCTGGTCACCCTGACTTGAGCTTTCCACAGGTTTCTCGTcatctctgtccctgtccctgggaGTATCCCTGCACAGCGTAGTGTCCAGGTGAGTGTCCTGTTGTCTCCCCACCGGCACTGCTGCTAACTCTGCTCTCTGTACACGCGCATTGGCCTGTCCTTGCCGACACCCTCCTCACCCTGTTCTCTTTCCCCTGAACAGACTTGGGGACTGCGTGGCTCTCTGGAGGGCGGCAGCATGTCACAGAGTAGATGTAAGGGATTTGCTGGGGGAAAGGTGTCTGGGAAAACAGGACGAAGGATGTATTGGGAAACGGGATGAGTTTGTAGGAAGAAAGATTAGGAGGAATGGAAAGGCATGGTTAGTGGCTAAGGGATAGATTGGAAGTAGATTAAGGATGGCTGAACTTGGGAAAATTCTGATCGAAAGTTCAGTGGTAGCTGTTTATTTGACTAGATggccttttctctcccctctccctctgcactctcctctttttcttcagtGTCTCTGACCTGAAGCAGCTGGTGACGGGACATGAAGAATCCTACCTCCTTCACTGGAACCAGTCAAAAAGTAAGTGTGCTGTGTTCTGCCAATACCCTAAAGTCAGCCTCTaatttctccagtcccaggatCCCATGTTACCTATACACCCTGGACATTTGGAAGACTAGCTGGGGTCCTGAAGGCAGCCCTTGCTCTAGACTTGATGCATGCAAGACCTGCATGTCCCCGAGGAATTCATTTGGGTCATCTTTCAAATGGACTTAGCAATACCTGCATTGCTACCAGTCATACAGATTCACAGAGAGATACTCCCAAAACGAGATTTGTCCACTATATTGTTAGTGGACAAATCACACATTTatcattttcattaaattatgTGCATAAGTAGAGCATATTTATGTAAATGTGATTCATTATAGATACTTGAAAAAGTAAACACAGAAGCCAGGGAGATGACTGTTTTGCATGCTGAAGTCCCCGTTCAATCCCtatcactgcatggtcccctaaggacTTAGGTGTGACACACAAAAAATCCCAATATATTTTTGCATGCTGAAGTCCCCGTTCAATCCCtatcactgcatggtcccctaaggacTTAGGTGTGACACACAAAAAAtcccaatatatacatatacatatatatatatgtatatatatttgagtatatatatttttacttatggAATAGATAGAATACATAGTCAAATAAGATTATGTCCTCTGGGTTATCCCTGGGTTATCCCTTTTTCCACATCTGTGGTTACTTCTTGAGGAAACTGACTTAGAATTTTTGGGTTGCTGCTCTTATGTTAAAGgaaactttgcatgcaggggttggagcaatagtttaTATCcaaagcacatactttgcatgtggatgcccaagttccatccccagcactgcatgggcctctgagcacccttgagcacagaaccaggagtatcccccaaagtactgccaggtatggctccaaagtccacccatcccccccaacacaatactccccccacacactccacCGACATGCATGCAAACTACCTACACCTCAGCACGCTGCTAGGAAGTTGTATTTGGGAATTGGGCATTTTAGTTAAGCGAGAGCATTTGAGAAGAGCAGGAGCTGATTTGGAAAAGAAAAGGTAGAGATGACCTTTAAGGCGGATGCCTCAGAAGGTGATGCTGTGGGGTAATGGGATTGATGATGTTTAGGGCAGTAATCCTTCCCGGTGTCTTTACAGACCAGGTCCGGGTCGTTCTGAGCAAGGAGGCAGACCCGGAGACTGTCCTAAAGGCTGCCACCCATGGGCTGATGCTCAGagccctgcagggggcggggcgcctCCCAAAGAAGCTGGAGAAACTGCGGCTCCGGCTCCGAGAACAGTCAGGTAAGAGTCTCACCGTCAGGACTGCAGAcctggggtctgggggagggATCTGGAAAGGATTATATGCTTCTGTTAAGTTTGGAAATCTAGAATGTTCTGGTTCTGTGCCTCACCCCAGGTTCTGAGAAGGATGCGTGGGTCATCGTCAGGGAGACGCACGAGGTACTGGACGAGCTGTTCCCAGAATTTCTGACAGGTACATCCTTGGAGCCCCTTGGCCTCTGAGGCCTTCTCCAAGGCCCTGCCTTCCTACTATTAGCCTTGGAACTGGGGGGGGCgggtagtggggtgggggggagacctGAGATCGCTGTCATCTGAAGTCTGGGCCTCAGTTCTTTGTAGGATGAGGAAGTTAGACTTTCTTTGGGGCTTGTCATTGTTGTCACTGTAATCCCAGTTGACGCCAAAGACTGAGGTGGAGGGAGGCTCCCAAAGCATCGCTGCTCTTCTCTTTAGCACCAGCTCCATTCCAGCCCTTTTCCGTGGACTATTCCAGTGAATTCTGGCTGTATTCAGATGCGattggagggctggagccatagcacagcgggtagggcgtttgccttgcacgcggctgacccaggttcgattcccagcatcccagatggtcccctgagcaccgcaaggagtcattcctgagtgcagagccaggagtaacccctgtgcatcgccaggtgtgacccaaaaagaaaaaagaaaaaaaaacagatgcgattggagcctcattttatgccaGAGATCACCCAGCA from Sorex araneus isolate mSorAra2 chromosome 4, mSorAra2.pri, whole genome shotgun sequence includes these protein-coding regions:
- the RUSF1 gene encoding RUS family member 1: MARGWSPEAHLCSEQFCSGAARHCRAANDGSLQWEARQGRSAASGGLAETAPAPPARSGGLPGTLAPVQRGLQAVFLPRGFPDSVSPDYLPYQFWDSVQAFASSLCGSLATHAVLIGLGVGNSQASVSAATATWLIKDASGMLGHIIFAWWKGSKLDCNAKQWRLFADSLNDVAMFLEIMAPILPVCFTVTICTSNLAKCIVSVTGGATRAALTMHQARRNNMADVSAKDSSQETLVNLAGLLVSLLLLPLVADSPSFSLGCFCLLTALHIYANYRAVRAIVMDTLNEGRLWLVLNHFLEKGKVLDLTTANQMEPLWTGFSSSLSLSLGVSLHSVVSSVSDLKQLVTGHEESYLLHWNQSKNQVRVVLSKEADPETVLKAATHGLMLRALQGAGRLPKKLEKLRLRLREQSGSEKDAWVIVRETHEVLDELFPEFLTGLQNAGWNTEKHQLEVDEWRATWPLAPEKKIL